Genomic segment of Mycobacterium sp. 050128:
CGGGATGAAACGTCGCGGCCCGGCGCCCGTAGCCGGAACCGAGCGCCAGGCTGCCGCGATCGATGGGTAGACGGGTGCCCGGCTCGGCCGGGTCGAAGTCGCCGCGCACCCGGCGCTGGTAGTCGGCCTTGAGCAGGTCGATCTCCTCGTAGGCGTAGCCGAACAGCAGGGCACGGTCGTAGGGCACGCCGTAGTTCATCTCGGAGTCCGGATCGATCTTGCGGTAGTGCTCGACCTTGCCGATCCGTTCGGCCAGGGTTGCCCATCCGGTGTGGTGCAAGCGGATCTCGTTCACCAGTCCGATGCGGCCGTGCTCGGTGATATTGGCGGGCCAGTGCGGATTGTGGATCACCCGGGTTCCGGCCCGCAGCCCGGGGCGCCACCGCCAGAACGGCCCGCGCACCGATTCCGCCGTTCCCATCACGGGGATCATGTCCGGATAATCCGGGTCGTTCCAGGCCGGGATCATCGGGCACATCAGCGCCGCGACGTCGTCCGGCGTGCCCGCCAACACCTCGCGGACGTCGACGTCCGCCTCGACGATCTGATCGGAGTCGATCATCACGATCCAGTCCGGGCGGCAGAAATCGGCCATCCGGTACAGCAGTTCCAGCCCGGGCGGTTCGGGGATCAGCCACGGCGTTCGTGGCAGGTCGGAGCGGGCCCGCACCAGGTTGGTCACCGCGGGGTGCCGGCGCAGGATCTCCGCACTGTCGTCGGTGCTGCGGTCGTCGATCGCGTAGATGTCGTCGCACCAACCGGCCAGCCCGTCCAGGACCCGGGGCAAGACGTCGGCACCGTTGTGCACCCGGAACACACCCAGAATCCGCAACGACGCCTCCATCTGATGGTTTCCGTAACCGGACGCTACCCGAATCGCGCGCCGTCAACAGGCGGCGTGCCACGCCACCCCGGCACGTCCGCGGTCAGGATTTGGCGATCTCGACCCGCACGCCGTCGCCGATCTCCGTGCCGGCGACGGGATCGCCGAATTCGAAACTGGTGGCCAGGATTTCACCCGCGATCAGGTCGCGGTGAGCGCGCGCCCAGTCGGCCCGCTCGGCGGGCACCGACATCACCACACGAATGCGATCCGAGACGTCCAGTCCGGTCGACTTGCGCAATTCCTGCAGCTCGCGGATCCGATCCTTGGCCCAACCTTCGGCCTCCAGCTCCGGGGTCACCGTGCCGTCCAGCACCACCAGGCCGGCTCCCCCGGGCAGCGCCGCGGTGAACTCCGGGTCGGCGGCCACCAGCCGCGAGCTGTACTCCTCGGGCTGCAGCACCGCGGGGCCGGCGGTCAAGGTGCCGTCGGGGTTGACGACGCCCTCGCCGGCCTTGACCGCCTTGATCGCGGCCTGCACGTCCTTGCCCAGCCGCGGGCCGGCCACCCGGGCGTTGACGGTGAGCTCGAAGCGGCCGTAGGTGTCGATCGCGTCGGTCAGTTCCACCTGCTTGACGTTGAGTTCGTCGGCGATCAAGTCGGTGAACGGCACCAGCTGCTGCGGATCCTCCACCGCCACAGTCAGTTTCGGCAACGGCAGCCGGACCCGCAGCTTCTTGGCCTTGCGCAGCGACGACGCGGCCGAGCACACCTCGCGCACCTGGTCCATCGCGGCCACCAGCTCGGCGTCCGCGGGCAGCGCGTCGGCCCGCGGCCAGTCCGTCAGGTGCACCGAGCGCTCGCCGGTGAGACCACGCCAGATGATCTCGGTGATCAACGGCAGCAGCGGTGCGGCCAGTCGTGAGGTCACCTCCAGCACCGTGTGCAGGGTGTCGATCGCGTCGGCGTCCTCCTCCCAGAACCGCGAACGTGACCGTCGCACATACCAATTCGTCAGCGCCTCGGTGAACTGACGCAGCTGCTCGCAAGCCCCGGAGATGTCGCAGACCTCCAGCGAGTCGGTGAGGTCGTCGCGCAGCACGGCCAGCTTCGCCAGGATGTAGCGGTCCAGCACGTGTGCCGAATCGGTGCGCCAGGCACCGACTTTCGGCGCGTAAAGAGCCAGGAAACTGTAGGCGTTCCAGAGCGGCAGCAGCACCTGGCGCACCCCCTCGCGGATGCCCTGCTCGGTGACAATCAAGTTGCCCCCGCGCAGGATCGGTGAGGCCATCAGGAACCAGCGCATCGCGTCGGAGCCGTCGCGATCGAACACCTCGCTGACGTCCGGGTAGTTGCGCAGCGACTTGCTCATCTTCTGCCCGTCGGAGCCGAGCACAATCCCATGTGCCACACAGGTTTTGAAGGCAGGACGGTCGAACAGCGCGGTGGCCAGCACATGCAGCGTGTAGAACCAGCCGCGGGTCTGCCCGATGTATTCCACGATGAAGTCACCCGGATAGTGCCCACCCTCTCCCGCCGCCCCGCCCGCGAACCAGTCCGCGTTCTCGAACGGGAAGTGCACCTGGGCATACGGCATCGATCCCGAGTCGAACCACACGTCGAGCACGTCGGGAATGCGCCGCATCGTGCTGTTTCCGGTGGGATCGTCGGGGTTGGGCCGGGTGAGTTCGTCGATGTAGGGCCGGTGCAAGTTGGTGGGCCGCACCCCGAAGTCGCGCTCCAGCTCGTCGAGGCTCCCGTAGACGTCGATGCGGGGGTAGGCCGGGTCGTCGGATTTCCACACCGGAATTGGGCTGCCCCAGTAGCGGTTTCGCGAGATCGACCAGTCGCGCGCGCCCTGCAACCACTTACCGAACTGGCCGTCCTTGACATGGTCGGGGTACCACGTGATCTGCTGATTGAGTTCCACCATGCGATCCCGGAATTCGGTGACAGCGACGAACCACGACGAAACCGCCCGGTAGATCAGCGGATTGCGGCATCGCCAGCAGTGCGGGTAGGGATGCTCGTAGGTTTCGTGACGGATCAGTACCGGCTGGTTCACCGCCGCCGGACCGCTCTGGTTCTTCAGGTCGCGGATGATGTGCGGGTTGGCGTCAAAGACGTGCTGCCCCCGGTAATCCGGGACCGTGACGTCGAAGCGGCCCTTGGAGTCGACCGGCGTGACCGGCACGATGCCCACCTTGTCGGTGGTCGCCATGTCGTCTTCACCGTAGGCGGGCGCCATGTGCACGATTCCGGTGCCGTCGTCGGTGGTCACGAAGTCGCCCGGCAGCACCTGAAATGCCTTGGCGCTCTCCATGAAATAGGGAAACGGGGGCAGGTAGCGGGTCCCCAGCAGGTCGGCACCCGAATACGTGCCAAGTATCTCGGGCTCTTCACCGAGTTCTTTTGCGTAGGCCGCCAGGCGCGCTTCGGCCAGCACGAAGCGCCTGTCCCCGACCTTGACCTGGACGTAGGTCACCTCCGGGTTGACGGCGACGGCGAGGTTGGACGGCAGGGTCCACGGCGTGGTCGTCCACACCAGCAAGTAGGCGCCGGCTAATCCTTTCGGGGCACCACCGGCTGCTACCCGGAAACCGACCGTCACGGCCGGGTCCTGGCGGCTTTGATAGACGTCGTCATCCATCCGCAATTCGTGGTTGGACAACGGGGTTTCGTCGCGCCAGCAGTACGGCAGCACCCGGTAGCCCTCGTAGGCCAGGCGCTTGTCCCACAGCTGTTTGAACGCCCAGATCACCGACTCCATGTAGGGCAGGTCGAGCGTCTTGTAGTCGTTGTCGAAGTCGACCCAGCGCGCCTGGCGGGTGACGTAGGCCTGCCACTCGGCGGTGTAGCGCAACACCGATTCCCGGCAGGCCTCGTTGAACGCGGCGATGCCCATGTCGTCGATTTGGGACTTGTCGGTGATGCCCAGCTGGCGTTCGACTTCGAGTTCGGCGGGCAGCCCGTGGGTGTCCCAGCCGAAGCGGCGGTCCACCTTGTAGCCGCGCATGGTGCGGTAGCGCGGGACGATGTCTTTCACATACCCGGTCAGCAGGTGCCCGTAGTGCGGCAGCCCGTTGGCGAACGGCGGGCCGTCGTAGAACACGTATTCTTCGGCGCCGTCGCGCTGCGAGATGCTGGCCCGAAAGGTGTCGTCGCGGGTCCAGGAGTCGAGGACTTCGAGTTCCAGCGCCGGGAAGTCGGGGGCTCCCCCGGCGAGCTTCGGATAAGCCCTGGCGCCGGCTTCGCCGGTGATTGAGTCGGTCACGGTGCGCGTCGTCTCCTGCGTGCCTACGGTCAGGCCGGGGACGAGGTCGCGCAGTCTGCGCGAGCACCGCGGTACCACCCCGCTTGCCGCGCTCACGCGCGGCCGCTCGATTCGGGCTGTGACGGGCCTACCCGTTCGGTTCTACTGGGCTGCCCCGATCGTGGAGCGGGCTGTTCTTCCGAAGGCTCCCCGGTGATATCCGGATCGACGCCGTGCACAAGATTCTACGGACCACCGCAAATCCATCACTGCCGGCTCCAAGGGGCTAGCTGGCCGCACATCGTTTCTGCGGTCGACTAGCCCCTTGGAGCCATCAGCCGGGCCACATCCGTCGTCAGCGAACCTCGATGACCCCGACGCGCCACAGCGCCGCGTAGAGGTGACGGACGGGGACGCTCAGCAGGCGGGCGGCACCGGTCACCAGCGGGTCGCCGGCGCCGAAGTATCCGGCCTCGGCGGAAGGGGCCTTCCTGGGCGCGGGGGCCCGCGTGGGCGTGGTGTCGCGCACCACCCGCAGGTTGCGGACGGGCGCTACGGCAACTACTTCGTCGAAGAGTACTGCGGTCATGATCGTCTCCTAACGGAATTGCAAACGGGTTCTGACTGGACTGATGTGTCCCGACCCGTCCGGGTTCCGATCCGAGAACGCTTGAGCGCTAAGTTGATTCGCTAGCTCGAGGCGTCGGGCCGGAGGTCGGATTGGGACGGAGCTTGTCCTGGATATCCATCCGGACTGCCACTGGAACTCATACGTCCCTCACCTCCTCTACGGCCACGACGCGTGCGGTTACCCGCGCCTATCTGCGCGCACCAAAAGGAGTTCAGAATCCGGCGACCGCCGGAAATCCGCACCCCTCTCGTCAGAGCTTTGGCACCACACGACGTGTCCGGAACTCCGGAAGCCACTTGGACTCAACCCTTAAGCCGGGAGGAGCTGTCCTGACCCGGGGCGTCTTTCGACGTTCGGGGTCAGTGGCCTGTGTTCGTGTAGCCGCCTCACCTAACGAGGTGCTGCCGTAAATACTCCACGAGGCACCCGCCCCGGTCAATGTGATCTAAGCCGTGTCGCGCAACTTTATGGGTTTATTACGCCGCTTCACAGCTTTCGATCAGCTTTGACGCCGCTGACCTGGTCAAACACCGCGCTGTGGCATGGTTCACACCCATCCGAACGCGCCCCGACAGTCAGTTGTCAGCTAAGTCTTCCAGCCGTCCGATGGTGTCGGCGAACTCCTCGATCATGTCGAGCACAACCGCACGTGTTGGCCGGACGCGGTCGAGCGAACCGACCACCTGGCCGACGAAATAGGTTGCCAGCTCACGTGCCTTGGCGCCGGGATGGGCGGCCGCTTGGTTGATGCGCAGTTGTGGTTCGGTGACGAGGTTGGTCTGCAGCGGCATGCCGAGCGGAGCCGGGTTTTCGGGCCGCTCCCACTCGTCGGTCCAAGCCGTCCGCAGCATCCGCGCCGGCTTGCCCGTCATCGATCGCGATCGCACGGTGTCCGAGGAACTGGCGGCCAGGAACTTCTCCTTGACCACCGGGTCGGTCTCGGCCTCCTCGGTGGTCAGCCAGACCGAGCCGCACCACACGCCCTCGGCGCCCAGGGCCAGGGCCGCCGCGATCTGGCGCCCGCGGGCGATCCCGCCGGCCGCCAGGACCGGGACCGGCGCGACCGCGTCGACGACTTCGGGAACCAGGACCATCGTGGCCACCTCGCCGGTGTGGCCACCGGCTTCGGTGCCCTGCGCGACGATCAGGTCGACGCCGGCCGCCGCGTGCCGTCGCGCGTGCGCGGTGGTGCCCGCCAGCGCGGCCACCAATACGTTGTGGCCGTGCGCGCGTTCGACGAGATCGGCCGGGGGCGGCCCGAGCGCGCTGGCGATCAACCGAATGTCATGCGCGAAAGCCACTTCCAGTAGTGGCTCGTAACCCTTGGGTGAGATGTTGAGGCCGCCGACGGATGCCCGCGGCGGTTCGGCCGGAGCCGTGATGCCGTACCGGGCGAGCAAGTCTTCGACGAACGCACGATGCTCCTCGGGGAGCAACTCCCTGACTTGCTTCGCGTCGATGCCACCTTCCTCGGCGCCGACGTATTTGGGCGGCAACAACAGGTCGACCCCGTAGGGCT
This window contains:
- the ileS gene encoding isoleucine--tRNA ligase, whose amino-acid sequence is MTGEAGARAYPKLAGGAPDFPALELEVLDSWTRDDTFRASISQRDGAEEYVFYDGPPFANGLPHYGHLLTGYVKDIVPRYRTMRGYKVDRRFGWDTHGLPAELEVERQLGITDKSQIDDMGIAAFNEACRESVLRYTAEWQAYVTRQARWVDFDNDYKTLDLPYMESVIWAFKQLWDKRLAYEGYRVLPYCWRDETPLSNHELRMDDDVYQSRQDPAVTVGFRVAAGGAPKGLAGAYLLVWTTTPWTLPSNLAVAVNPEVTYVQVKVGDRRFVLAEARLAAYAKELGEEPEILGTYSGADLLGTRYLPPFPYFMESAKAFQVLPGDFVTTDDGTGIVHMAPAYGEDDMATTDKVGIVPVTPVDSKGRFDVTVPDYRGQHVFDANPHIIRDLKNQSGPAAVNQPVLIRHETYEHPYPHCWRCRNPLIYRAVSSWFVAVTEFRDRMVELNQQITWYPDHVKDGQFGKWLQGARDWSISRNRYWGSPIPVWKSDDPAYPRIDVYGSLDELERDFGVRPTNLHRPYIDELTRPNPDDPTGNSTMRRIPDVLDVWFDSGSMPYAQVHFPFENADWFAGGAAGEGGHYPGDFIVEYIGQTRGWFYTLHVLATALFDRPAFKTCVAHGIVLGSDGQKMSKSLRNYPDVSEVFDRDGSDAMRWFLMASPILRGGNLIVTEQGIREGVRQVLLPLWNAYSFLALYAPKVGAWRTDSAHVLDRYILAKLAVLRDDLTDSLEVCDISGACEQLRQFTEALTNWYVRRSRSRFWEEDADAIDTLHTVLEVTSRLAAPLLPLITEIIWRGLTGERSVHLTDWPRADALPADAELVAAMDQVREVCSAASSLRKAKKLRVRLPLPKLTVAVEDPQQLVPFTDLIADELNVKQVELTDAIDTYGRFELTVNARVAGPRLGKDVQAAIKAVKAGEGVVNPDGTLTAGPAVLQPEEYSSRLVAADPEFTAALPGGAGLVVLDGTVTPELEAEGWAKDRIRELQELRKSTGLDVSDRIRVVMSVPAERADWARAHRDLIAGEILATSFEFGDPVAGTEIGDGVRVEIAKS
- a CDS encoding peptidoglycan DD-metalloendopeptidase family protein; this translates as MRILGVFRVHNGADVLPRVLDGLAGWCDDIYAIDDRSTDDSAEILRRHPAVTNLVRARSDLPRTPWLIPEPPGLELLYRMADFCRPDWIVMIDSDQIVEADVDVREVLAGTPDDVAALMCPMIPAWNDPDYPDMIPVMGTAESVRGPFWRWRPGLRAGTRVIHNPHWPANITEHGRIGLVNEIRLHHTGWATLAERIGKVEHYRKIDPDSEMNYGVPYDRALLFGYAYEEIDLLKADYQRRVRGDFDPAEPGTRLPIDRGSLALGSGYGRRAATFHPGVDFAADPGTPIHAVTSGTVSAVRDLDPGGLRSVTVSCRGLDTVYVFRPGDESRIAVDDRVAAGARIGALGPETQSRDGFLHFEVRIDGEHTSPVRYLANLGLQPWPPAGRPRPVSGTFPASSPCTITG
- a CDS encoding Rv1535 family protein, with the translated sequence MTAVLFDEVVAVAPVRNLRVVRDTTPTRAPAPRKAPSAEAGYFGAGDPLVTGAARLLSVPVRHLYAALWRVGVIEVR
- a CDS encoding NAD(P)H-dependent flavin oxidoreductase, which translates into the protein MRTRVAEMLGVEFPICAFSHCRDVVAAVTNAGGFGVLGAVAHSPQRLQNELAWIEEQTGGKPYGVDLLLPPKYVGAEEGGIDAKQVRELLPEEHRAFVEDLLARYGITAPAEPPRASVGGLNISPKGYEPLLEVAFAHDIRLIASALGPPPADLVERAHGHNVLVAALAGTTAHARRHAAAGVDLIVAQGTEAGGHTGEVATMVLVPEVVDAVAPVPVLAAGGIARGRQIAAALALGAEGVWCGSVWLTTEEAETDPVVKEKFLAASSSDTVRSRSMTGKPARMLRTAWTDEWERPENPAPLGMPLQTNLVTEPQLRINQAAAHPGAKARELATYFVGQVVGSLDRVRPTRAVVLDMIEEFADTIGRLEDLADN